A portion of the Limosilactobacillus reuteri genome contains these proteins:
- a CDS encoding ribose-phosphate diphosphokinase yields MTQIKNADNVRLFSLNSNPKLAEQIAQRVGIPLSKASISHFADGEIKITIDESIRGCEVYVIQSVSDPVNTNLMKLLIMVDALRRASAAKINVVMPYYGYARQDRKARSREPITAKLIANLLEMDQISRLVTIDLHAPQVQGFFDIPVDHLQATSLFTKYIGEQNLGDDIVVVAPDHAGVNLARKYAERIKASIAIIDNRNDEVRERTEQEVPEYVIGDVKGKTAIIVDDIVDTGVRMNLSAQALKNFGAAKVYGIATHAVLSADAVNTLQNSPLEKMIVTDTIQLPKEKEFPKLVQLSVDDLLKEAIVRIHNNQSIDTLFNRK; encoded by the coding sequence ATGACCCAGATAAAAAATGCCGATAATGTGCGTTTATTTTCACTAAATTCAAATCCAAAACTAGCTGAACAAATTGCTCAACGCGTGGGGATTCCGTTGAGTAAAGCTTCCATTAGTCATTTTGCTGATGGGGAAATTAAAATTACAATTGACGAAAGTATTCGTGGCTGTGAGGTTTATGTCATTCAGTCCGTTTCTGATCCAGTTAACACTAACTTGATGAAACTATTAATTATGGTTGATGCTCTACGGCGGGCAAGTGCGGCTAAAATTAATGTTGTAATGCCTTACTATGGTTATGCACGTCAAGATCGAAAAGCACGAAGCCGTGAACCAATTACAGCTAAATTGATCGCTAACCTTCTTGAAATGGATCAAATTAGTCGATTAGTAACGATTGACCTTCATGCTCCTCAAGTTCAAGGTTTCTTTGATATTCCTGTTGATCATCTTCAAGCAACCAGTCTTTTTACTAAGTATATTGGGGAACAAAACTTGGGTGATGATATTGTAGTAGTTGCCCCTGATCATGCTGGCGTTAATTTAGCGCGGAAATATGCTGAACGAATTAAAGCTTCCATTGCGATTATTGATAACCGTAACGATGAAGTTCGGGAACGGACTGAGCAAGAAGTGCCTGAATATGTAATCGGGGATGTAAAGGGAAAAACAGCGATTATTGTTGACGATATTGTTGATACTGGTGTCCGCATGAACTTATCTGCACAAGCATTAAAGAACTTTGGTGCTGCTAAAGTTTATGGAATCGCTACACATGCAGTACTCTCAGCTGATGCGGTAAATACGTTGCAAAATTCGCCGCTTGAAAAAATGATTGTGACAGATACAATTCAATTGCCAAAAGAGAAGGAATTCCCTAAGCTGGTTCAATTATCAGTGGACGATTTATTAAAAGAAGCAATTGTTCGTATCCACAATAACCAATCAATTGATACATTGTTTAATCGTAAATAA